The DNA region GGCTAATGGCAATTAATTTTCCTCCCGTCTCGACGGAGAGCAAATGGTGAAGATAACGGTAGCCGTGTCGTCCGACGCCAATTAATCCAAGGCGAATCTGTTTCATAACAACCCTGGTCCTTTGCCTTAACCCCCAGGAGTGATAAACAAAAAAGGAGTTGTTCTCATCCAATGTGTATAAAACATACGGGATCGCCTACCAGGGCTGTTGGATAAGTCCGATTCTCAACCTGATAGGGAATGCCATGTAAGTGGCACCAGTGTTCAACCCAGGGCATTTCTTCCACCGAGGTCGTAAGCAACCCTGGGAGGGTAAGTTTGGCCATGCAATTGGCAAATAAGCGAACTCCTGTTTCCCGTTCATGTGAAAAGGCCGATACGTCAAATGCCAGAGGGTCCGCACGGCCGTAAGAAAAAAGGACTGATAGATTGGGAAATTCTTCAGGGTCATTCAGCACACTGACAATCCAAAGATGATCAACCTTGCCTGTCGCAGTCTCTGCCGACCCGCAGTAAAAATGGATTCCGTTTTCCCCTCCGGCTTGGTTGAGAATATCCACTTCTGCTTGTCGAAGATTATAGGGACATACTGTTCGATTTAATTCCAGCCGTTCCATAAGCAAAACCGGAATCTCTGGGACTCCTGCGCCCACATATAAACTTCGCCCCATAGGGGGCAACCTGGTGCGGAGGGCTTTCGCAAGCGCGATCCCCAGTTTCTTGCAAGGGCCTCGGCGATCCTCCCAAAACGCGTCTCCACCTTCGTCGCAATAAACTGGGCCAAGCCCATGATAGTCTAACATTTTATACATTCTGGTAATTTCTTGAGTTGTGGCAGATGATAATTTTGGAGGTTTCATCCTTGGTGTGGGCCTTTCGAGATGTCTTGGGTTTCCTTCTTTGTACCAGGTTCGGCGAAGGAGATAATAGCCCTAACAGGAAGGTGCGGGGTCATGGTCCAAGCCAGGAAGTTAAGCCCTAGCTCAACTTGACCCGAATTACTATTTTATGTATTGATACACTTGATTAGGCATAGACGCTCTTCCAAGGAAAAAGGTCTTTTCCCAATAAGGGGCAAGAGTTCCTCCTATCACCGTTTCCAATCCTTCTTTTTATTGTGCGTCAATAGGAAAGCTCTTTGTTGGGGTTCTCCAGTATAGCGAAGGTGCTCCTCAGGTGCGGGGGAAGCCTGCGCCTTTTCTGAGACAGAACCAAAGTTAACTGTTTATTTTATGATAGTTTCACTTTGAAACATTTTGCCGGAAAAACCGATTTTACTAGCGATCAAACGGTCAGATTCTTATGGATATTCTTCAAGAACTTCGTCGGGTAATCAGGCTGGAAGGTCAAGCCATTGCGCACCTTGAGGAGAGCATAGGTCCTCCCTTCGAGGAGGCCGTAAAGATGTTGCAAGCCTGTCAGGGAAAAGTGATTCTCACAGGGGTGGGGAAATCCGGCCTGATAGCGAATAAAATTTCGGCTACGATGGTGTCCACCGGTACACCTGCGGTGTTTTTGCATGGCTCCGAGGGGTTGCATGGGGACATTGGGATTGTGGGCAAAGACGATATAGTGATCGCGGTAGGAAAGTCAGGCGAAAGCGAAGAATTGCTGGCACTGGTTCCATTTATTCGAAAAATTGGAGCACGAATGATTGGCATTACCGCGCGGGCAAACTCCACTCTGGCACGAAGTAGCGACCTTGTTCTTGTGACGCCCATACAAGAAGAAGCTTGCCCGCTCAATCTGGCACCAACCTGTAGCACGACCGCAGCCTTGGTCTTAGGGGATGCGCTGGCCATGGCTTTGATGAAATTGCGAAAATTTCAACCAGCCGACTATGCCATGTTTCACCCTGGTGGGCAGTTAGGAAAACGACTGCTTTTGAACGTTGGGGATTTGATGCGAACCGGTGAAGCCAATGCGGTTATTCGCCTTTCTCATACGATTCAATTCATGTTGTGTGAAATGACAAGTAAACGTGCCGGCGCGGTGTCTGTCATTGATGAGGATAATCGTTTATTGGGATTGATTACTGACTTTGATATTCGTCGGGTGTTGGAAGGGGGGGGGAATCTTTTCGCTCTCACGATTGGAGAGGTCATGAATCCAAAACCCAGTTGGGTATATCAGGATGAAAAAGCCGTCAAAGTTCTTCAGTTTATGGAGAAACGGGAAAAGCCCATCTCCGTGCTTCCCGTCCTTGATCGACAGGAAAAAGTCGTCGGCATGATACATATTCATGATTTGATTTCCCGTGGGCTTTAGCAAGGATTTCTTGTCGATGGGCCAAGGCCTGAGTCTGCTTCGAGGGGGTGAATGTGGTTTGAGATGATTAGAATACTGGGTGATAGGAAACATCCATGTATGTTCCCTGATTGCGGGATGCTCATTTGCCCGCATCTTGGGAAAGAGAGTTTCACGTATTTTTGCCCACCTGTGAACCACTAATGAGGGTTAATTTGAAAAGGTTTCATGTGCGAGATCTACCGTGTCTCAAATGAATTGATCCAATGAGCATGGACTCAGACGTGGGACAGGTTGGCAGCACCTCTTCTTCAAGGATTTTCTCCAGTTCTAATCTTTGGCCTGCCCTTGGGTGGGGGCTTTGTGTAGTTATTCTTTTGGGGTTTTCTCCCAGACTGTTTCATATTCAAGAATATTTCTTTTTCCCTCTTCTGGGTATGGCAATACTCCTTTGTGTAGTGGAGCGAAAGCCTCTCTGGATTCATGTTCCGCTCCTTGTCCCGTTTATCTGTTTTGTAGGATGGATTGCCTTTACGATTCCTTTTTCAATTGATCCTTGGATCAGTCTGCAGGAATGGCAGAAAATTGTAGCACAGTTGGCGGTGTTCTATGGCACCTGTTTGATTGTGCAGGAACAACGGAATGAGTATTTTCTAAAAAAGGCTCTGCCCGTCTTCCTGGTAGGGGCCATGGCCTGTTACTCCTATTCCCTTATTGATTTTTGGGAGCGAGGCGGGAATCTTTTGGATCGCACGATCCGTGCGGGTTTTCCAAAAGAAGGCGGCGCAGATTTTACCTGGCTGAGTACCAATGTGATGATGGTTTTCCCTCTGTTCATCACGGGATTCTTGGCGGTGACTAGGTTATGGAAACGGGTGATGTTAGGTTGTGGCATCTTTCTCTCTTTCCTGGCCCTAGTGCTTTCCTATAGTCGTGGGGTCTGGTTAGCCTGTCTGACGCAAATAATTGTTGGAGGATTTCTTGTCCAGAAACGTCACACGTTTCGTTTGCTCATGATGGGATTGGTGGTATTTTTTTCGGTTGGAGTGGTCCTTGGTCAATCGGGCCTACATCGTGAAACCTTCAATACCTGGACTATTAAGGCTCGGTTAGCACTATGGAATCTTAGTGCTGCAGATATTTTGGACCATCCAATTGTTGGTGTGGGTTATGGCGTGCCTATTTTAGAAAAGCGGCATGGGCAAAATATCCTGGAATTGGAAGCTGCGAACCTCGGAATTCCCGATATTCCCGAAAAACCGCATAACTGGTATCTCATGGTGGTGACGGGGGCTGGATTGCCAGGGTTGGCCTTGTTTCTTTGGTTGCTCGCCAAAGTGGGATTTGGCATTTATGAGGAATGGACCAAAGCTATTCATTCCTCACATCGGTGGTTACAGATGGGAATATTTCTCATGGTCCTTGGATTTTCGGTCAGAATTTTTTTTGAGGACAGTTTCGGCGGAAGCCATTCTTATCTATTTTGGATACTGGTCGGGACGAGTGTGGTTCTTTCGCACTCACAACTGGAGGGAAAATACAACCGGTCAGGGCATAGAAGTGGCTAGCAACTGTATAGAGAAGATTTGGTGAATGCTATAGGGGCTAAACCATGCAATTATGTTCAGCGATCAATAATCATTTATAGCTCTTCTTACCCTGTGGCTTCCCCATTTTCATGAGCGGTAAAAATGGTCTACCCTGTTCTGGAAAATTTCGATGGAAAAAAGCCATGCCTGAATGGTTGGTCTGATCCGGTGATATAATCTTTCAATAAAGGGTCAATCAAAATTCTTAATATAGTGTTCTTTGTCTGTAACCACGCACCCTGCCACTGATGGAATTCTAGAAACTTCATCCAAAATTAGCCGCATGAGACTGATGTGGTTTTTTTAATTCTCTCGCTCAAGATTGTCAATCCATGCCTGATTTCATTCTTACCCATGGTTAACTAAACAAATAAGAATTGCATTCGTTCAGGGATCCACCAAATTAGGGACTCAGAAAATGAATAGGAAAATTAGAAATAGAAATTTGGATTAACCGAAAGCAATGAAGGAGAAAATTCGAAAAGAATTTGAAATTCTCAAAATAGTCGAATAATCAACAATTCGCTTGGGAGCATTGGGTAATAAGAGTTTCCGTGTCGTCGAAAAATTTATCTATGTTAGAAGCCTATTACATTAGCTCTTGGAAGATGTTTTTGCTTTCTTCAGGTCAGAAGCCGCTGGGAATCAAAATCTGTCAAAGCCTTTTACAATTTTCGAAAAACGGTTTTCAAAAACTATTCCATACGATCATTTAGCTCACATAACGCGCTGAGACCGAAGGAAAGCGCGGAACTAATCGTGGTAAATCGAAGCATGGCAGATGTTTTGCTCTGGTAAGTCGTAAGAAAGATATTCATCAGTTTTTCAATAGGCAACCAGTATCAATATGCATGAGGGCTGGTCGTTCCGAAATTGTTCCTCCATGAAAAACGGCTCAATTTCTGAGGAGACACAAAGGAGGTGGTTACAGGGAGAATATTTGAAGCAATCTATGAAATCGGGTAATTTGGGGTCCTACTCCCCCAAACATTTAAATATGTTCGAGAAGGAAAAAATGTACTGCAGTATGTGCATATGCATGTTTTTGAGGGGGTGTCATAACAATTGTCCGGGAAGGATCTTTTTTGGAGATTGAAATGAACAGCTTCCATTTAAGATTGGAATTCCTGTAGAGATGATAAAGAAAGGCGGATTTATGAAAAGGAATAAGTGTCGAAAAATGTGGGTAGCGGGGTCGCTAGCGACAGCTATGTTGGCTATGGGGACGGCGTCTATGGCTTCTGCGGCAGGTTTTACCGCCTACAATGACCTCGCCTGGGGCACTGGGCAGCTTGAAACGAATATTACAAAGATTACCTCTCCCAACGGGGGATCTGGCCTGCCCGCTACTGGTTTATTGAAGGATTTTGCCACTGGCCTCGATACGGGCGTGACCCTGACTGTGACGGGGGGCTCATATGATGGCACTACGCAGGCCACTCAAGGAGCAAATCCCACTACCGGCGATGGCTTTACTATTTTTGATGGCAAGGTCAACGGGCTGGGAGCGATTTCTTATGATGGCAATTCGCTGGTTTTGACCTTTAGCGGGCTCAATCCGAGTAAGACCTATGATCTGAGCTTCTTTGCTCATCGAAACAATTATGCGTGGGATCGGGCCTCACTCGTGACTCTTTCCGGGCAGGAGGCTTTTACGAACACGAGTTCGGTTGCCAGTGATAATCCCAGTGAGCCCGGGGGGGTGATCTTCTCCGGGCCGTCAGATACATCGACTCGGCTACCGGCGGATAATGATAATGGCTATGTTGCGCGGTGGGGTGAGGTCCGTTCCGGCAGCGATGGGATCGTGGTTTTGACCATTAGCTTTGATGGAACTATGGGAAATGAAGGGCTTGGCAAATATGGTAGTGCGGTCAGGCTGATTGAGTCCGCATCTAGTTCCGTTGGGCAGGATCTGAATGGGGATGGCAAAGCCGACTTGGTCTGGCGACATACGAATGGTAATGCCGCAGTCTGGTTGCTGAATGGGGCAGCGGCTCCCTCCTCCACTGTATCTTTAGGCGGTGTGGGCTCGGCGTGGGTGGTCGCGGGGGTGGGTGATACGGATGCTGATGGGAATGCGGACATCATTTGGCGCAATACCACGAGCGGTGCGGTAGCGGTGTGGTTGATGAACGGGGGAACCCTAATTTCCGCTGGTTTTCCCGGCACTGCATCGACGGCTTGGCAAATTCAGGGGGTCGGGGACCTGAACGGTGACGGTAAGGCGGATCTGGTCTGGCGGCACACGAATGGTAGTGCTGCGGTCTGGTTGCTGAATGGGACAGCGGCTCCCTCCGCTACCGGCTCATTAGGTGTAGTGAGTTCAGCCTATCAAATCTCAGGGGTAGGTGATACGGATGCCGATGGGAATGCGGATATCATCTGGCGCAATACCACGAGCGGCGCGGTGGCGGTGTGGCTAATGAATGGGGTGACCATGACTTCCGCGGGCTTCCCTGGCACCGCATCGACGTCTTGGCAAATTCAGGGGGTCGGGGACCTGAACGGTGACGGTAGGGCGGATCTGGTCTGGCGGCACACGAATGGTAGTGCTGCGGTCTGGTTGCTGAATGGAACAGCGGCTCCCTCCGCTACCGGCTCTTTAGGTGTGGTGAGCTCAGCCTGGCAAATTCGGCAAGTGGGCGATACCGATGCCGATGGCAATGCGGATATTATTTGGCGCAATACCGCGAGCGGTGCGGTGGCGGTGTGGCTAATGAATGGAGTGACCATGACCTCCGCCGGTTTCCCCGGCACCGCGTCGACGTCCTGGGAAATTCAAAATTAGCTTGAATCAACCGTTGCATAAAGGTTTCTTGCTTTTGTGACCCCCATTTCGTTTTAGGAATGGGGGTCATGTCAAGTTGAGGACCCAAGGATTTAAAGAACTCTGCAGTAGGACTAGTATTAGGGGAATTTCATCTAAGAACTGGGGGCAGGGAATGAGGAACAGATTTATACCTCTCTTGAGACTGCCCTCCATTTTTTTTTCATAGCTAATGAGAAATGAGAAGGCCAAGTAGATTTTACGGTTGGTATAAAAATCGAGGAGAAGCTTTCAATTACAATATACTGCGGTCATAGAAATATAATTAATGATGGCCTCTTTGGATTTATTGATTTTTTGGCTTTATATCCGTTGGGTATGGTTATTCTATAGCAGATGAGCCAAGTGCGGGGGATATCTCTGGAAAAATAGAAACTAACGGGAGGGGTTATCATAGTCCAAAATCACTACAGGTTGGAAGCAGGTAAGTGGTTGTGCATGTGAAACTTTCGCCTATCTTGGAAAACCCTGGGATTGGGGATTTTTATCAAGAATTCATTCAAAATTATAAGCTAAGGAAGTTGCGCAAGGTTTTCATTTGAAATGTAAGTAAATGTTTTAGACTCTAGCTTCAGGGAAGATGATCTTATGCAAAATAGCAGGCTAAAAGATTCGGAAAAATCTCAAACATGAATTAACTGAGGACTTTCAATGAAGCGTTTGAGTGGAGGTGTGGATTTATTATCATATGGTACATTGACCAATCTTGGATTCTTGGGGGAGTGCTAGGGACCAAAATTAATGTTTAAAGGGTATAAGGCTATTATAAAATTCAAGGTAAAAAGGTTTTGTCTACAATTGCTGTCGGTTCTAATGAATTCATTTGAATTTTTTTTAATATAAATGAGACTTAAGCTATATTGACCATTTTGCCCCTCCACCTCATTCCATTCCTCATCTGAGATACCCCTGGCACGGGATATGCTTAATTTAATAGTCTTATTGCGGTATTTCAATTTCCATAATTATTGGTATAAACGCATAGCGAGGTTAAGAACTAAGATTTTGAAATCTGCGGTTATTGGGATTTACTTAGGCATCTTTTTGTTGCCTTTGATTCAAAATGCACAATCTGGTGACATCAATAGGAATGAAAAAATCCAAATTTGTGGGATGGGAAAATCAAGTGCACGTAATAATGGCATCGGTGTCTTGGATTCACTATGCCAATAAAAACCCAGTTCTGTTGCCAGGAGAGTTTCTCGATTCCCGAGGAGCCTTAATAATTATAAATCCTCCTTTTTACTTTTTTTAGGTTATCCGAAGGGTGCCCTATTTCCGCACCTCATTAGGGATTATAAATTATGAAGAAAATTGGTGTGGTCAGTCTGGGCTGTCTGCTGTCCGTGCTGGTGGCCGCTGTGGTGCCAGCCGCCGCTGCTATTGTGCGGCAACCTTACCTGCAGCTTGTCACCCCCACCTCCATCACCATTGTCTGGCGTACCGACCTGAATTCCGCGGACAATAGCCAGGTCAAATATGGCACGGTATCCGGATCCCTGACCCAAACGGCGACTGGCACGGCGGTCACCCGGTCCGGGCTCAACGTCAAGGATCACATTGTTACCCTTACGGGCCTGACGGCTGCTACGAAATATTTCTATAACGTCGGCACCGCAACCGACGGGATACAAGGCGGTGGCACGACCAATCACTTTTTTGTCACAGCACCCCCCGTCGGGTCGGCTACGCCTATTCGAGCATGGGTGCTGGGTGACTCAGGCGAAAACAGTGTCAACCAACGGAATGTGCGGGATGCGATGCTGAACGAGACTGCGGCAAATCCACCCGATATTATTCTGCACATGGGAGATATCGCGTATGAAAACGGCACCGACGCGGAATTCACCACCAAGCATTTTGCGGTCTATCAAGATATTCTCCGCCAGACGCCCCTCTGGCCCACTCTTGGCAATCACGAATCGCCATCGGTCAATACATCGCTTGGCATTGGCCCCTATTATGAGGCTCATGTCCTGCCGAGCAGCGGCCAAGCGGGGGGAGTGCCATCCGGCACCGAGGCCTACTATGCCTTTGATTATGCCAACGTGCATTTTATTGTGCTGGATTCGATGGACAGTAGCCGGGCGCCGGGCTCGCCGATGGTGACCTGGTTACAAAACGATCTGGCTTCGACGGGGCAAGAGTGGGTAGTGGCCTTCTGGCATCATCCACCTTATTCAAAAGGCCACGACTCGGATAATGTCAACGATTCCGGGGGACGTCTGGTCGACATGCGGGAGACGATTCTCCCCATTCTAGAAGCTGGTGGTGTTGATTTGGTCCT from Nitrospiraceae bacterium includes:
- a CDS encoding VCBS repeat-containing protein: MKRNKCRKMWVAGSLATAMLAMGTASMASAAGFTAYNDLAWGTGQLETNITKITSPNGGSGLPATGLLKDFATGLDTGVTLTVTGGSYDGTTQATQGANPTTGDGFTIFDGKVNGLGAISYDGNSLVLTFSGLNPSKTYDLSFFAHRNNYAWDRASLVTLSGQEAFTNTSSVASDNPSEPGGVIFSGPSDTSTRLPADNDNGYVARWGEVRSGSDGIVVLTISFDGTMGNEGLGKYGSAVRLIESASSSVGQDLNGDGKADLVWRHTNGNAAVWLLNGAAAPSSTVSLGGVGSAWVVAGVGDTDADGNADIIWRNTTSGAVAVWLMNGGTLISAGFPGTASTAWQIQGVGDLNGDGKADLVWRHTNGSAAVWLLNGTAAPSATGSLGVVSSAYQISGVGDTDADGNADIIWRNTTSGAVAVWLMNGVTMTSAGFPGTASTSWQIQGVGDLNGDGRADLVWRHTNGSAAVWLLNGTAAPSATGSLGVVSSAWQIRQVGDTDADGNADIIWRNTASGAVAVWLMNGVTMTSAGFPGTASTSWEIQN
- a CDS encoding KpsF/GutQ family sugar-phosphate isomerase, encoding MDILQELRRVIRLEGQAIAHLEESIGPPFEEAVKMLQACQGKVILTGVGKSGLIANKISATMVSTGTPAVFLHGSEGLHGDIGIVGKDDIVIAVGKSGESEELLALVPFIRKIGARMIGITARANSTLARSSDLVLVTPIQEEACPLNLAPTCSTTAALVLGDALAMALMKLRKFQPADYAMFHPGGQLGKRLLLNVGDLMRTGEANAVIRLSHTIQFMLCEMTSKRAGAVSVIDEDNRLLGLITDFDIRRVLEGGGNLFALTIGEVMNPKPSWVYQDEKAVKVLQFMEKREKPISVLPVLDRQEKVVGMIHIHDLISRGL
- a CDS encoding O-antigen ligase family protein gives rise to the protein MSMDSDVGQVGSTSSSRIFSSSNLWPALGWGLCVVILLGFSPRLFHIQEYFFFPLLGMAILLCVVERKPLWIHVPLLVPFICFVGWIAFTIPFSIDPWISLQEWQKIVAQLAVFYGTCLIVQEQRNEYFLKKALPVFLVGAMACYSYSLIDFWERGGNLLDRTIRAGFPKEGGADFTWLSTNVMMVFPLFITGFLAVTRLWKRVMLGCGIFLSFLALVLSYSRGVWLACLTQIIVGGFLVQKRHTFRLLMMGLVVFFSVGVVLGQSGLHRETFNTWTIKARLALWNLSAADILDHPIVGVGYGVPILEKRHGQNILELEAANLGIPDIPEKPHNWYLMVVTGAGLPGLALFLWLLAKVGFGIYEEWTKAIHSSHRWLQMGIFLMVLGFSVRIFFEDSFGGSHSYLFWILVGTSVVLSHSQLEGKYNRSGHRSG